Proteins encoded by one window of Rutidosis leptorrhynchoides isolate AG116_Rl617_1_P2 chromosome 7, CSIRO_AGI_Rlap_v1, whole genome shotgun sequence:
- the LOC139859897 gene encoding uncharacterized protein, with translation MCIGNGHNTNFWFDPWHDGIPLATSFPHLFNLESDKFCKVIDRVNKPIDNFNWRRLPRGGAELVQLQAFMNIISQVQLVSEQDQWCWDGFDFGSYNVAQARKMIDKLDHATFTIPTFWCKYIPININVFIWRFRLHRLPTRLNLLEKGLDFDNGSCSMCSNGLEDDLHIFATCDLAKLIWRRVGLWINFDIPSWSSLDGIWSWVDGVPINEKQRIIVRVIIVSSLWNIWRLRNSIVFQDSKFRKSHVFDSIVASSFNWLYARFKKSRVSWTVWLQDPLNAM, from the coding sequence ATGTGTATCGGTAACGGTCACAACACGAATTTTTGGTTTGACCCATGGCATGATGGTATTCCATTAGCGACTTCTTTCCCTCATTTGTTTAATCTCGAATCAGATAAATTTTGCAAAGTTATTGATAGAGTGAATAAGCCGATTGATAACTTTAATTGGCGCAGACTGCCTCGTGGGGGTGCAGAATTGGTTCAGCTTCAAGCGTTCATGAATATCATTTCGCAGGTTCAGCTTGTTAGTGAGCAAGATCAATGGTGCTGGGATGGCTTTGATTTCGGTTCTTACAATGTGGCTCAAGCTCGTAAGATGATTGATAAGTTAGACCATGCTACTTTTACAATCCCTACATTTTGGTGCAAGTACATTCCCATAAATATCAACGTGTTCATATGGAGATTCAGGCTCCATCGTCTCCCTACTCGCCTCAACCTATTAGAGAAAGGGTTGGATTTTGATAATGGGTCATGCAGTATGTGCTCAAATGGGTTGGAAGATGACTTACATATATTCGCAACATGTGATTTAGCCAAGCTAATTTGGAGGCGAGTGGGTTTATGGATTAATTTTGACATTCCTTCTTGGTCCTCGTTAGACGGTATATGGTCTTGGGTGGATGGAGTTCCTATAAATGAAAAACAAAGAATTATTGTTCGGGTGATCATCGTCTCATCTCTTTGGAACATATGGAGGCTTCGGAACAGTATTGTTTTTCAAGACTCAAAATTTCGAAAGAGTCATGTATTCGATTCTATCGTTGCTTCTAGCTTTAATTGGTTGTATGCTAGGTTTAAAAAGAGTAGAGTGAGCTGGACGGTGTGGTTACAAGACCCGCTAAATGCTATGTAA